The following proteins are co-located in the Triticum aestivum cultivar Chinese Spring chromosome 1A, IWGSC CS RefSeq v2.1, whole genome shotgun sequence genome:
- the LOC123085516 gene encoding uncharacterized protein translates to MATPATKLIAGAFVALLALALAGADKVCGDRLVTPPPPPRSPSPPARPAAPPRPLLPSPPASHGKKTGKILAGIFAALAVAAAIFYALWLHCRAPGAVAAAPLGARAAAGGPREFEDQDPDMTPMLQFSVVTSECRVDIVLGY, encoded by the coding sequence atggccacgcccGCCACGAAGCTCATCGCCGGCGCGTTCGTCGCCCTCCTTGCCCTCGCACTGGCGGGGGCGGACAAGGTGTGCGGCGACCGCCtcgtcacgccgccgccgcccccgaggTCGCCCTCCCCACCAGCCcgcccagccgcgccgccgcgcccgctgctcccctcgccgccggcgagccacGGCAAGAAGACGGGGAAGATCCTCGCGGGGATCTTCGCcgcgctcgccgtcgccgccgccatcttctACGCGCTCTGGCTGCACTGCCGCGCCCctggcgccgtcgccgccgcgccactcggagcccgcgccgccgccggcgggcCGCGCGAATTCGAGGATCAAGATCCTGATATGACGCCCATGCTTCAGTTCAGTGTAGTGACTAGTGAGTGCCGGGTTGATATAGTATTAGGCTATTAG